From a single Nicotiana tabacum cultivar K326 chromosome 8, ASM71507v2, whole genome shotgun sequence genomic region:
- the LOC107800508 gene encoding 2-oxoisovalerate dehydrogenase subunit alpha 2, mitochondrial-like isoform X1, which yields MKAGEQLDLYNCRVDYNDGLNDEDQTMDLPGGKVPITTQMKFISESSEKRLPCYRVFDTNGYLIPGSIFEQAMTYRVSHHSTSDDSTKYQCVKEIEQWRTARNPVTRFRNWIQRNGWWFDQNETELCGNIRKQVLEAIQATEKVEKPPLTDLFGDIYDEMPSNLHEQEKFIRDTIKRYPKDYPSDVPV from the exons ATGAAAGCTGGGGAGCAACTGGATCTCTACAACTGCAGGGTGGATTATAATGATGGCCTTAATGACGAAGATCAG ACGATGGActtaccaggaggaaaggttcCAATTACAACTCAAATGAAGTTTATCTCAGAGTCATCTGAAAAGAGATTACCTTGTTATCGAGTCTTTGACACTAATGGCTATCTAATTCCAGGCAGTATATTTGAGCAG GCCATGACATATAGAGTAAGCCACCATTCAACATCTGATGATTCAACTAAGTATCAGTGCGTAAAGGAAATAGAGCAGTGGAGAACAGCAAGAAACCCTGTAACCAGATTTAGAAATTGGATTCAGAGAAATGGCTGGTGGTTTGATCAAAATGAAACTGAACTTTGCGGAAACATCAGAAAACAG GTATTGGAAGCAATTCAAGCAACAGAGAAAGTGGAGAAACCTCCATTGACAGACTTATTTGGTGACATTTATGACGAAATGCCATCAAATCTGCACGAGCAAGAGAAGTTTATTAGAGATACTATTAAAAGATACCCAAAAGATTATCCTTCTGACGTGCCTGTATAG
- the LOC107800508 gene encoding 2-oxoisovalerate dehydrogenase subunit alpha 2, mitochondrial-like isoform X2, whose amino-acid sequence MKAGEQLDLYNCRVDYNDGLNDEDQTMDLPGGKVPITTQMKFISESSEKRLPCYRVFDTNGYLIPGSIFEQAMTYRVSHHSTSDDSTKYQCVKEIEQWRTARNPVTRFRNWIQRNGWWFDQNETELCGNIRKQL is encoded by the exons ATGAAAGCTGGGGAGCAACTGGATCTCTACAACTGCAGGGTGGATTATAATGATGGCCTTAATGACGAAGATCAG ACGATGGActtaccaggaggaaaggttcCAATTACAACTCAAATGAAGTTTATCTCAGAGTCATCTGAAAAGAGATTACCTTGTTATCGAGTCTTTGACACTAATGGCTATCTAATTCCAGGCAGTATATTTGAGCAG GCCATGACATATAGAGTAAGCCACCATTCAACATCTGATGATTCAACTAAGTATCAGTGCGTAAAGGAAATAGAGCAGTGGAGAACAGCAAGAAACCCTGTAACCAGATTTAGAAATTGGATTCAGAGAAATGGCTGGTGGTTTGATCAAAATGAAACTGAACTTTGCGGAAACATCAGAAAACAG CTTTGA